In Acidaminococcus timonensis, one DNA window encodes the following:
- a CDS encoding helix-turn-helix domain-containing protein, with the protein MARHSYEFKKKIVLEYLNSDKGCISISRKYGMASSSQLLKWAAAYKAFGDNGLKRSRSQKIYSFKEKLSVVESYLTNEISYQELAIRVGINNPSLISRWVNEFKIAGPDALRSHKKGRKKTLSQSKPKKTDTQVQQPMVNISVEHVQELENENLKLRIENAFLKELRRLRLEDEAKMRELRKSSPVSEDHSS; encoded by the coding sequence ATGGCAAGACACAGCTATGAATTTAAGAAAAAAATAGTACTGGAATACTTGAACAGTGACAAAGGGTGTATTTCTATTTCACGTAAATATGGGATGGCAAGTAGCAGCCAGCTGCTAAAGTGGGCTGCTGCTTACAAGGCATTTGGAGATAATGGTCTGAAGAGATCTCGCTCTCAAAAAATATACTCTTTCAAAGAAAAACTTTCTGTGGTAGAGTCTTACTTAACAAATGAAATCTCATATCAGGAATTGGCAATTCGTGTAGGAATCAACAATCCGTCATTGATTTCCAGATGGGTCAATGAATTTAAAATTGCGGGGCCGGATGCGTTACGGTCACATAAAAAAGGTAGGAAAAAGACTTTGAGCCAATCAAAACCCAAAAAAACAGATACCCAGGTTCAACAACCGATGGTCAACATCAGTGTGGAACATGTCCAGGAGTTAGAGAATGAAAACCTTAAACTCCGAATAGAGAATGCTTTTTTAAAAGAACTGAGGAGACTGCGTTTAGAGGACGAAGCAAAAATGAGAGAGTTGCGAAAATCATCTCCAGTCTCCGAGGATCATTCAAGTTGA
- a CDS encoding amidohydrolase translates to MDPQQIIEQAVDNRYKDELIGLSQTIWELAEVGYEEFKSAEALCQALEKHGFTVTRNLVDIPTAFKGVWGKGSPVIGILGEYDALPGLSQEAGCPVKKPEHEGCPGHGCGHNLLGTGALAGALALKDYLEATGQPGTVVYFGTPAEENLSGKTFMARDGAFDGVDFFLSWHPAAENRTATPHLNANVCRTYKFQGITSHAAAAPELGRSALDSCEIMGVGANYLREHVIMEARIQYAYLDVGGRAPNVVQDHAAVRYVVRAPYYRQVKEIVKRLDDVARGAALICGTKVRVERESGYSEYINNKVLAQTATEAFHEIGVPKWDEADFALAKKFTEAFSDSMKEKEKQMLVNRYGRNRLAEKLSQPLDTEIRDFEPDREELDFGSTDVGDVGFIAPTYYFTAATEAFGTPGHSWYKTGQVNSPIGWKGMLTAGKVIALTAVKVLENPALLEAAQKEFMEKNDGQYDCPVEGVDHLPKL, encoded by the coding sequence ATGGATCCACAACAGATCATCGAACAGGCGGTGGACAACCGGTATAAAGACGAGCTGATCGGTCTCAGCCAGACAATCTGGGAGCTGGCGGAAGTGGGCTACGAGGAATTCAAATCGGCGGAGGCGCTGTGCCAGGCCCTGGAAAAACACGGATTCACCGTGACCCGGAATCTGGTGGATATCCCCACGGCCTTCAAGGGCGTCTGGGGAAAGGGAAGTCCGGTCATAGGCATCCTGGGCGAATATGATGCGCTGCCGGGGCTGAGCCAGGAAGCCGGCTGCCCGGTGAAGAAACCGGAACACGAAGGCTGCCCGGGCCATGGCTGCGGTCACAACCTGCTGGGCACGGGGGCGCTGGCGGGGGCACTGGCCCTGAAGGACTATCTGGAAGCCACCGGCCAGCCGGGTACGGTGGTGTACTTCGGCACCCCGGCAGAAGAGAACCTCAGTGGCAAGACCTTCATGGCCCGGGATGGGGCCTTTGACGGGGTGGATTTCTTCCTTTCCTGGCATCCAGCGGCGGAAAACCGGACGGCCACACCCCACTTGAATGCCAACGTGTGCCGTACCTACAAGTTCCAGGGCATCACCTCCCACGCGGCTGCAGCACCGGAATTGGGCCGCAGTGCCCTGGATTCCTGTGAGATCATGGGCGTGGGGGCCAACTACCTGCGGGAACATGTGATCATGGAGGCACGGATCCAGTATGCCTATCTGGACGTGGGCGGCCGGGCACCCAACGTGGTGCAGGACCATGCAGCGGTGCGCTATGTGGTGCGGGCTCCCTACTACCGGCAGGTCAAGGAAATCGTGAAGCGGCTGGATGATGTGGCCCGGGGCGCAGCCCTGATCTGCGGTACGAAGGTGCGTGTGGAACGGGAAAGCGGCTACTCCGAGTACATCAACAACAAGGTGCTGGCGCAGACGGCCACGGAAGCTTTTCATGAAATCGGGGTACCGAAATGGGACGAGGCTGATTTCGCTCTGGCCAAAAAATTCACGGAGGCTTTCAGCGACAGCATGAAGGAAAAGGAAAAGCAGATGCTGGTGAACCGGTACGGCAGGAACCGTCTGGCTGAAAAGCTGTCCCAGCCCCTGGATACGGAAATCAGGGATTTTGAACCGGATCGGGAAGAACTGGATTTCGGTTCTACGGATGTGGGGGACGTGGGTTTCATTGCGCCCACCTATTACTTCACGGCGGCCACGGAAGCCTTTGGGACGCCAGGCCATTCCTGGTACAAGACTGGACAGGTGAATTCTCCCATTGGCTGGAAAGGCATGCTGACTGCCGGGAAGGTCATTGCCCTGACGGCGGTGAAAGTACTGGAAAACCCGGCCCTTTTGGAAGCGGCCCAAAAAGAGTTCATGGAAAAGAACGACGGTCAGTACGACTGTCCGGTGGAAGGCGTAGACCATCTGCCGAAGCTGTAA
- the ftsY gene encoding signal recognition particle-docking protein FtsY has translation MSFLEQLKDGLSKTRQNFTERMEDLVGASVELDDDFMDELEMILVAGDVGIKTTEKIMAALRKAAATRQIKSPAEALPFIKNYIADLLKTTGPRMRFKGHPSIVLVVGVNGVGKTTTIGKLSNYYRLMGYKVMMCAADTFRAGATEQLQIWGKRAQVDVIAHGDGADPAAVVYDGVKAAIARNADVLFVDTAGRLHNKTNLMNELEKIYRVIRKEIPDGPHETLLVLDATTGQNAISQAKIFLETAHVTGVVLTKLDGTAKGGVVIAIKEELGLDVKWIGIGEGMMDFRPFDPQQFVEALFATKKA, from the coding sequence CTGGACGACGACTTCATGGATGAGCTGGAGATGATCCTGGTGGCCGGGGACGTGGGCATCAAGACCACGGAAAAGATCATGGCCGCCCTGCGCAAGGCCGCTGCCACCCGGCAGATCAAGAGTCCGGCGGAAGCCCTGCCTTTCATCAAAAATTATATTGCAGACCTGTTGAAGACCACCGGTCCCCGGATGCGCTTCAAGGGCCATCCTTCCATCGTCCTGGTGGTGGGGGTGAACGGGGTGGGCAAGACCACCACCATCGGCAAGCTGAGCAATTATTACCGGCTCATGGGCTACAAGGTGATGATGTGCGCCGCCGATACCTTCCGGGCCGGAGCCACGGAGCAGCTTCAGATCTGGGGCAAACGGGCCCAGGTGGATGTAATCGCCCACGGGGATGGGGCGGACCCGGCCGCGGTTGTGTACGACGGCGTGAAGGCCGCCATTGCCCGGAATGCGGATGTGTTGTTTGTGGATACGGCGGGCCGGCTCCACAACAAGACCAATCTGATGAACGAGCTGGAAAAAATCTATCGGGTCATCCGGAAGGAAATCCCTGACGGACCCCACGAGACACTGCTGGTACTGGATGCCACCACGGGCCAGAATGCCATCAGCCAGGCGAAAATCTTTCTGGAGACGGCCCATGTCACCGGGGTGGTGCTGACCAAGCTGGACGGCACGGCCAAGGGAGGCGTGGTCATCGCCATCAAGGAGGAACTGGGGCTGGATGTGAAGTGGATCGGCATCGGTGAAGGGATGATGGACTTTCGCCCCTTCGACCCCCAGCAGTTTGTGGAAGCTTTGTTTGCAACGAAAAAGGCATAA
- a CDS encoding alpha/beta hydrolase family protein, whose protein sequence is MEKYIDINKNGLSVRCKLFYQKDFRNIPHMVICTHGFGGNKENHSAAKFAQQLISKYKGYGAIVFDWPCHGQDARKKLVLEEFMTYLTLVIDYCREELHAQDLYNYSVSFGAYLTLKYMAEIGNPFKKVGLRCPGINMYQLMLNNLSEEDLAKLKKGKEVSVGYERKMKCDQQFLDDLKKSDIRQYEYFDWADDMLILHGTKDKLAPIEDSQKFAEDNVIQFIPVENANHTFSDPKTSDFAAHTMVEFFKPE, encoded by the coding sequence ATGGAAAAATACATCGACATCAACAAAAACGGTCTCAGCGTCCGGTGCAAGCTGTTCTACCAGAAAGATTTCCGGAACATTCCCCACATGGTGATCTGTACCCACGGTTTCGGCGGCAACAAGGAAAACCATTCTGCCGCCAAATTTGCCCAGCAGCTGATCAGCAAATACAAAGGGTATGGTGCCATTGTGTTCGACTGGCCCTGTCATGGCCAGGATGCCCGAAAGAAACTGGTTCTGGAGGAATTCATGACCTATCTGACCCTGGTCATCGACTACTGCCGGGAAGAGCTCCATGCCCAGGACCTGTACAACTACTCGGTCAGTTTCGGTGCCTACCTGACCCTGAAATACATGGCAGAGATCGGCAATCCCTTCAAAAAGGTGGGACTCCGTTGCCCGGGCATCAACATGTACCAGCTCATGCTGAACAACCTGTCGGAAGAAGATCTGGCCAAACTGAAAAAGGGCAAGGAAGTGTCCGTAGGCTACGAGCGGAAGATGAAATGCGACCAGCAGTTCCTGGACGACCTGAAAAAAAGCGACATCCGCCAGTACGAATACTTCGACTGGGCGGATGATATGCTGATTCTCCATGGCACCAAGGACAAACTGGCTCCCATCGAGGATTCCCAAAAATTCGCCGAGGACAATGTGATCCAGTTCATTCCTGTAGAAAACGCCAATCACACGTTCTCAGACCCCAAAACCAGCGACTTTGCCGCTCACACCATGGTGGAATTCTTCAAACCGGAATAG
- a CDS encoding IS3 family transposase, protein MISSLRGSFKLKDILSYTQMPKATYMYWQKRFDRENPDQEVEEKIQEIRSQHKDYGYRRMTGELKNQGICVNKKKVQRIMQKLSLQVTSFTRKSRKYSSYKGKVGTIAPNRIHRRFETNIPHQKITTDTSEFKYYEADSQGHLTLRKLYLDPFLDMFNNEIISYGIAKYPSANSILEAQAKAIKITADCPYRRTFHSDQGWAYQMKFYTKRLKNERIFQSMSRKGNCHDNAVMENFFGLLKQEIYYGVTYYSYKELKGAIERYIKYYNEQRIKEKLGWKSPVQYRLSLQAA, encoded by the coding sequence ATCATCTCCAGTCTCCGAGGATCATTCAAGTTGAAAGACATTCTCTCCTATACGCAAATGCCCAAAGCAACCTATATGTACTGGCAGAAACGGTTTGACCGCGAGAATCCAGACCAGGAAGTAGAGGAGAAAATACAGGAAATCCGCAGCCAGCATAAAGATTATGGATACCGTCGCATGACCGGTGAGCTAAAGAACCAAGGGATTTGCGTGAACAAGAAGAAAGTTCAACGTATCATGCAGAAACTGAGCCTTCAGGTAACATCTTTTACCCGGAAGAGCCGTAAATACAGCTCCTATAAGGGTAAGGTAGGAACCATTGCTCCAAATAGGATACATCGTCGTTTTGAGACGAATATCCCTCACCAGAAGATTACGACCGACACTTCAGAATTCAAATACTATGAAGCAGATTCACAGGGACATTTGACTCTGCGCAAGCTTTATCTGGATCCTTTCCTGGACATGTTCAATAATGAAATCATCAGCTATGGAATAGCCAAATATCCTTCGGCTAACAGCATACTGGAAGCTCAAGCCAAAGCAATCAAAATTACTGCTGATTGTCCGTATCGAAGAACATTTCACTCCGATCAGGGCTGGGCATACCAAATGAAATTCTATACCAAAAGACTAAAAAACGAACGAATTTTTCAGAGCATGTCTCGAAAAGGCAACTGTCATGATAACGCTGTAATGGAAAACTTCTTCGGCTTACTGAAGCAGGAAATATATTACGGAGTGACCTACTACAGCTACAAAGAATTAAAAGGCGCTATCGAACGATACATCAAATACTATAACGAGCAAAGAATCAAGGAAAAACTGGGCTGGAAAAGTCCTGTTCAATACAGGCTTTCCTTGCAGGCAGCATAA